GAATTATCCTGATCTACACCCTGTTTCATACTAATTTTCTGCCTAACCGTTTGGCCAGCTGCCGGCTCAACTTTGCTGTATTCCAGATTTTTGATCGAAATTCCGCGCTTCGTCATTTTGGCATGCATAATATCGAGGACATTCTGCAGTTTAAACTCATCATCGGAAGTGACTACCAACTGATCTTTATCCAGCTTAATGCTGCTCTTGCTGCCTTTAAAATCAAAACGGGTAAGAATTTCTTTCTCCGCCTGCTGAATCGCGTTGGTTAGTTCCTGCATATCCACCTTGGAAACAATATCAAACGAACTTTCTGTACTCATCGTAGACAAACATCCTTTCCATCAAATTACATTAGCATTATAGCAAGAAGCCAAAAAAAAAGAAACATCCTGCAGCCCTTGGCCTAGGATGTCATTGTTGGGTAATCATTACCCGGGAAAGCGCAGGAAGCGCCAAAATGCTAGTTTTTTTGCAAATTGAGCTGGACGCGTTTAGGGTTTGGCGTGTCACCGACAGGTACAACCGTGCCATTCACGCTAAGCTCCACAGCGCTAGCTGCACCTACATTCAGATACGCTGAAGTTGCGATGTCAAATGTATCGGTATCCCCGGCTTTATAAAGTTTCTGTCTAAGCATTTCTTTGCCGCCTTCTGTCAAGGAATCGACACGAATCCAACAAGATCCGGTAATCTTCAATTGAATATTCAAATTTGCAGTGCCCGTAATGATGTAATTGTCTACACCCTTCTCACTACTGCTGAACTTCACTTGTACGGCAGGTGGAGTCGGAGTGGGCGCTGGAGACGGTGTTGCAGTCGAAAGAGGTGCCACTTTACCATCACTGGATGCAGTTGTAGAATTCGTAGAGTTCGTGCCTGCCGCAGGACTTGTTGAGTTTGTTATTTTGGAAGACTGCGTTTGGGCAGGCTTTTCGTCCGCAGGCGTCCCTTTATAATTCTTATATGTATAATAGTAGACGATCCCAAAAATTAACAGAATGAAGCAGATAAACATGACGCTAGAGGCCCAACGGCTTAATTTCTCCGTATTACGAACGCTCGTTCTGTTCTTGCGTATATTTTCTACTACAGGCTTCTCTGTTACCGGGGATGGGTTCGTCGATTGATACATGTTCAGCACTTCGGTCGGATCAAGACCTACTGCTTCCGCATAGCTCTTAATAAAAGCTCGCACATAAAAGCTGCCGGGCAGTACCTTGTAGTTTCCTTCTTCAATAGCTTCTAAGTACCGTTTGCGAATTTTTGTGACTTCTTGAAGATCGTCGAGCGATATCTTTTTTTCCAAGCGTGTTTTGCGTAAAATGAATCCTAGATCAGACATATGGTCACCTCCCCGTAGGTTTATATTAGTTAATGACGTTTATAATCTTAAAAAGGTTCGGACGTATACGTAAATGAGTCGTAATTAATTTCCTCATCCGGACTATTTCGCAATTCAATAATATAATCAAAGTGATTATATGTGTATTCAGATTCACGGATGAATATATCTGGATGCTCGATCACCTTCGTAGATGGCATGCCCATGATATCCTGCAATAGGCTATAATGCTTCTCATTGGAACGAATGGTCGAGACGATGCCATCGATGATATAGACATTGTTAGGGGTCATTTCATCCTCGGACAGCTGACTGCGGACGGTTTGCCTCAATAACGTTGAAGACACGAACGTCCAGCGCTTGTTGGCGCAGACACTTCCAGCAATAATGGACTCGGTTTTACCTACACGCGGCATCCCTCTGAGACCGACTACTTGGTTGCCTTCCCGTTTGAAAATTTCACCTAAGAAATCTACGAGCAGCCCCAATTCATCCCTTGTAAAACGAAACGTTTTGCGATCATCGGAATCACGTTCAATATATCGACCATGACGAACTGCCAAAATATCAACCAACTTAGGCGGTCTTAATGCTGTAATAGTAATATTATCTACTTTTCTCAACATTTTACCCATTAAGTCAATTTTTTCTTCATCATTAGTTTGAAGCAACATGCCACGGGTCCGATCTTCCACCCCATTGATTGTCACGATATTAATATCCAGCATCCCCATTAAGGAAGCAATGTCCCCTAGTAAACCAGGACGGTTCTTATGAATCTTGTACTCCATATACCACTCTTTAACGTCCAATCGTTCCACCTCATCACCATATCTGTAACAAATCTATGTTACCCATGTTATATAATTTCTACAATTTTCGTCAAAATCCTTCTAAAGACTCATGCAAATCACAAAATTATTTGATTTTTAGTTCTAAAAGCTCTTTCTCATTGTAAGGAAAGCTGCCTTTCTGCCACCCATGATTCGTCATCATCGCTAACCGGTTGTTCAAAATTTCAGTCCAATTGAGCTCAGCCGATAAAGCGTTCGAAATATCCAAGACAGACACACCTAATGTTTTCGCTTTTTGCACTTGGGCTTCTGTTACAGGTGTGTAAAAAATAACCCAATTGGCGAAATGCTGCTTCGTCTGAAAGGATAATTGCTGAAACCACTGGTCATTGTTGTCCAGCAGCACAATATGATCCGCTTCCTCAGAAGGTGCCCACACGGACGGTATGGGACGATCACTGCGTGTCACCCACTCAACGGTTGCTCTCTGCGCCAACAGTTCTTGAATTCGCTTGGATTTCAAATTCTCAACTTGCTGTGCATCAATTTGCCATGTGGAGGCTTGGTCACTTACAGTGCTTACGCTTCCATTGCTGTCTAGCTGACTTTGTAACAATGTCCATTTCCCTGTTGTTAGACCTTGAGCGATCAACCCATTGGCTGGCCCGATTAGTTCATTCCCAATGACATATATGTAATCATATGTGTTTGCTTTCAGCTTGGCGCCAACACTATCATCTAGGCTGTTCACATCTTTGATCCAATCAAAAGCGATAAAGTGTTCACCTCTCCAATTAAGCAGTGCTTGGCCAATTGACTGCTTGGCTGCATCCGACAAACTGGAGCTGGAGAGCATTAAGACGGACACTTTCTTGTCCATAACGTCCTGCTTAATGACAGGAATCCCACGATTTCCACAACCTGTAACGATCAATATGAAAAGTATGAACAAGACCATAAACCTTTTGTTAAGCATGCCATTCGTTTCCTTTCTACCTTTGAAAGCATGCAAAAGCCTCCGAAAGAGGAGGCTTTCACATAGTACCTTATTGAATTGTAAAACGGTTATTAACCTTTGTCTACTAATTTTACCATGAGTCGGGCAATCGTCCGTTTTTCTTGTTCATCCCCTGCATCCCATAGCTCCTTGAGCACTCGTTCTTGCTCATTTTCAGGATCTACTTTATCAGCTAAGAATTCACCGATTTGAAAAGCGAGCTTGGAAATTGTTTCCTCACTCATCCCTGCATGCCCCGCTTGACTCACACGTTCCGCAAGAAACTCTTTCCACTTATCAAATACTTTAAGAACTGTAGCCATTGTAAGAAGCCTCCTTTGAGTTATGAGAAATGGTCATTACATACGTAATATTCGCTTCCCGCTCAAAAATTATGCACAAGGCTTCTTCGCGTAAACTTAGGTTAGCCACCCACCATTTGGACTGATAATTTGTCCAGTAATATAACCAGACTCAGGCAGTGCCAAGAAATAGACAAGAGAAGCTACTTCATCTGGCAATGCAAACCGACCCACAGGAATTTCATTCTCAATGGCTTCCCGCTCCTCAGGTTGAAAACCAGCCATCATTTCGGTATGCACGGCACCAGGCGCTACGGCATTCACTGTAACGCCTGACGGTGCTAACTCCTTCGCTAAAGCTTTGGTAAAGGCGTTGAGTCCTCCTTTGGCTGTTGAATAAACAACCTCACAGGAAGCGCCAGAAATGCCCCAAATGGATGATACATTGATAATCCGGCCATACTTTTGCTTCACCATAGCGCCCATAAAGGTTTGCGTACACAGAAAAGCAC
Above is a genomic segment from Paenibacillus sp. HWE-109 containing:
- a CDS encoding YajQ family cyclic di-GMP-binding protein — translated: MSTESSFDIVSKVDMQELTNAIQQAEKEILTRFDFKGSKSSIKLDKDQLVVTSDDEFKLQNVLDIMHAKMTKRGISIKNLEYSKVEPAAGQTVRQKISMKQGVDQDNSKKINILIRDSKLKVKTQIQGDQIRVTGKSRDDLQAVIALLRKADIPLDLQFVNMK
- a CDS encoding helix-turn-helix domain-containing protein, which encodes MSDLGFILRKTRLEKKISLDDLQEVTKIRKRYLEAIEEGNYKVLPGSFYVRAFIKSYAEAVGLDPTEVLNMYQSTNPSPVTEKPVVENIRKNRTSVRNTEKLSRWASSVMFICFILLIFGIVYYYTYKNYKGTPADEKPAQTQSSKITNSTSPAAGTNSTNSTTASSDGKVAPLSTATPSPAPTPTPPAVQVKFSSSEKGVDNYIITGTANLNIQLKITGSCWIRVDSLTEGGKEMLRQKLYKAGDTDTFDIATSAYLNVGAASAVELSVNGTVVPVGDTPNPKRVQLNLQKN
- a CDS encoding DUF3388 domain-containing protein, with translation MEYKIHKNRPGLLGDIASLMGMLDINIVTINGVEDRTRGMLLQTNDEEKIDLMGKMLRKVDNITITALRPPKLVDILAVRHGRYIERDSDDRKTFRFTRDELGLLVDFLGEIFKREGNQVVGLRGMPRVGKTESIIAGSVCANKRWTFVSSTLLRQTVRSQLSEDEMTPNNVYIIDGIVSTIRSNEKHYSLLQDIMGMPSTKVIEHPDIFIRESEYTYNHFDYIIELRNSPDEEINYDSFTYTSEPF
- a CDS encoding DUF3243 domain-containing protein, yielding MATVLKVFDKWKEFLAERVSQAGHAGMSEETISKLAFQIGEFLADKVDPENEQERVLKELWDAGDEQEKRTIARLMVKLVDKG
- the ymfI gene encoding elongation factor P 5-aminopentanone reductase, whose product is MILTPSKPFSEQTVLVTGASRGIGAAIAERFAAVGMNVVIHYRESHEAANEVARSCMKHGAKVMTVSADVKSRDQIYKMQEKLEQKSMIPDIVVNNAGISLYGMLADVTEEDWDTVMGVNLKGAFLCTQTFMGAMVKQKYGRIINVSSIWGISGASCEVVYSTAKGGLNAFTKALAKELAPSGVTVNAVAPGAVHTEMMAGFQPEEREAIENEIPVGRFALPDEVASLVYFLALPESGYITGQIISPNGGWLT